One genomic window of Nicotiana sylvestris chromosome 10, ASM39365v2, whole genome shotgun sequence includes the following:
- the LOC104230986 gene encoding uncharacterized protein — MASLHKLSVLVTLISSFILSIAVQVQSNDLIMTACSGTTSKQLCLDHLKADKHVTAAASKELDLGLAIIKNLIGQAKITHDYVLKKKLANPAYGFCETKWADMVSGFERVLETTTKNKGYQEDTDDYDFMVIGDYVGNCIMALEEAKIVDPEIAKGGDVVKTSIAAANTILTQLKAKNRNKDE; from the coding sequence ATGGCTTCTTTGCACAAATTATCGGTTCTAGTTACCCTCATTTCGTCCTTCATCTTGTCCATTGCTGTGCAGGTGCAGAGCAACGACTTGATAATGACAGCTTGCTCGGGCACTACCTCAAAACAGTTATGTTTAGATCATTTGAAAGCTGATAAGCATGTCACAGCAGCAGCATCAAAAGAATTGGACTTAGGATTGGCCATTATTAAGAATCTTATAGGGCAAGCAAAAATCAcacatgactatgtactgaaaaaGAAATTAGCAAATCCAGCATATGGTTTTTGTGAAACAAAATGGGCTGATATGGTCTCTGGTTTCGAAAGAGTTTTGGAGACTACTACTAAAAACAAAGGGTACCAAGAAGATACAGATGACTATGATTTTATGGTTATTGGTGATTATGTAGGAAACTGTATAATGGCTCTTGAAGAAGCAAAAATTGTAGATCCTGAGATTGCTAAAGGAGGAGATGTGGTCAAAACGTCCATAGCTGCTGCTAACACAATACTGACCCAGCTAAAAGCAAAAAACAGGAATAAAGATGAATAA